ATTACCCAAACGCTGCAAAATTCGCTAAGGGAAAATCGACTAACACATGCTTATTTGTTTAACGGTCCGAGGGGGACTGGTAAAACAAGTACAGCCAAAATATTAGCTAAAGCTGTCAATTGCCTGAATGGACCATCGGAAGAACCTTGTAACGAGTGTTCTGCATGTACGCGGATCACAGAAGGGGTTGTGATGGACGTCGTTGAGATTGATGCTGCATCTAACCGCGGCGTTGAGGAGATTCGGGACATTCGTGATAAGGTGAAGTACGCTCCCACAGAGGTTAGGCAAAAAGTGTACATCATAGATGAAGTGCATATGCTGACGACGGAAGCCTTTAATGCGCTCCTGAAGACCCTTGAAGAACCGCCCGCCCACGTTATGTTTATACTGGCCACTACGGAACCGCACAAAATCCCCGCTACCATTATTTCGCGCTGTCAACGCTTTGATTTTCGAAGAGTATCGATGGAGGAGCAGGTTCAAAGGCTGCAGTACGTCTGTGAGCAGGAGGATATCTCTATTAACGAGGAAGCTCTCCATTATATCGCCCGTCTATCTGATGGAGGCATGAGAGATGCGCTCAGCCTGCTCGATCAAGCGGCCTCTTTCGCTACGGGGGAAGTGCAGCTTCAAGATATTCTTTCGATTACAGGGGGAGTTGCAGCCGATCAGTTCGAGAAGTTGGTACTGGCGATCAAGGATAAGGAGTTAGGGACTGCTTTAGAATTGGTGGATACCTTCATGCAGGAAGGCAAGAGCGCTGATAAATGCATGGAGAATCTCATTGACTACTTCCGCGATCTGCTGATGGTCCGGATGGTTCCGGGCTCTCCCGTGATTAGTGAACGTGTGTTTGATATGGAGAAGCTTCGCGAAGTAGCGGGTCATTTTACCCCAGCAGCAATGATGGGGATTATCGAAACGCTAAATCACTATCAAAGTGAAATGAAATACTCCGTTCAGCCGCAGACTTTACTTGAAATTGCAATTATGAAAGCAAGCGGGGACCACATGACCACACCGGCAGGTTCGGCATCTCCGGGTCCATCCTCATCGTCCGGACAAGGGGATTTAATTGCTCAGTTAACGAAAAAGCTGCAATTGCTTGAAGAACAGGTAGCAGGACTGGTAAAATTGGGTTTGAACGCAGCGCCGCGAGACGCGATATCCAAACCGGCCGCACCAAGAAGTCCTCTAACAGCGGCTCCGCCGAAAAAGTCGGGCATCAAGCTGGATGGATATCTGAAAGCTGCTGATGGCGTTGAAACCAAGAATGTGCTTATGAAATGGAGTCAAATATTAGGCACGGTCAAGGAACGGAAAATTACGGTTCATGCTTGGTTTGTTAACGGTGATTTAGTTTCCGTACTGGATGACACCGTTCTAGTGGCATTTAAGAATGAGATGCATCGTAATACAACGGAAAAGCCAGAGAACAAACAATTAATTGAGCAAGTGTTGTCGACTGTACTTGGCAAACCTTTCAAACTGCTGACGATCATGCGTAAAGAGTGGGACGACGCTTCAAGTGAGACTGCAGGTGCACCTCAAGAAATGATGGAGATGGAACAGCAGGATGAAGCGGGGGGAAGCCGCAGGAACAGTGGATTTCCGAGGCCATACAGTTATTTGGTGAGGATTTAGTCAAAATTAAAGAAGATTAAGCGTGAGTAGCAAAGGAGCAAATACGACATGAATAATATGAATCAAATGATGAAGCAAGTGAAGAAAATGCAAGAACAAATGATGAAGGCGCAAGAAGAGCTGGGTAGCAAAACGATCGAAGGCTCCGCAGGCGGCGGTGTTGTATCTGTTGTCGTGAATGGTCACAAAAAAGTGCAAAGCATCACTATTAAACCGGAAGCTGTTGATCCGGACGATGTAGAAATGCTGCAGGATCTTGTGTTGACTGCCGTCAATGACGCGATGGCCAAAGCGGAAGAACTGGCTAACAAAGATATGGGTAAGTTCACGGGCGGTATGAACATTCCAGGCTTATTCTAGTATCAGCAACCGATAGTTGATGTGCGAATCTATGTTGATGAAGGAGATTTTTCGTGCATTACCCTGAACCGATAGCTAAACTAATCGATGCTTTTTCACGTCTGCCCGGTGTAGGGCCGAAGACGGCGGGCAGGCTAGCCTTTCATGTGCTGCGCATGAAGGAGGATGATGTCCTGGACTTTGCTAAGTCGCTCGTCAACGTGAAACGGAATCTCCATTATTGTTCTGTATGCTGTAATATAACAGATATTGATCCGTGCCGAATTTGTCAGGACAAAAGCAGGGACGCATCTGTCATTTGCGTGGTACAGGAGCCTAAAGACTTGGCTGCAATGGAAAGAACGCGTGAATTCGAAGGATACTATCATGTGCTGCATGGGGCTATATCGCCAATGGAAGGCATAGGGCCTGATCAAATTCATATTGCGGAGCTGCTCAAAAGACTCAGTGACGAGAAGGTACAGGAATTGATTCTAGCGACAAACCCGAACATTGAAGGCGAAGCGACGGCCATGTACCTATCTAGATTAGTCAAATCGTTTGGCTTGCGTGTTACCAGAATCGCCCATGGCTTACCTGTGGGTGGGGACTTGGAATATGCAGATGAGGTTACACTGACTAAAGCCTT
This genomic window from Paenibacillus hexagrammi contains:
- a CDS encoding YbaB/EbfC family nucleoid-associated protein; the encoded protein is MNNMNQMMKQVKKMQEQMMKAQEELGSKTIEGSAGGGVVSVVVNGHKKVQSITIKPEAVDPDDVEMLQDLVLTAVNDAMAKAEELANKDMGKFTGGMNIPGLF
- the recR gene encoding recombination mediator RecR, translating into MHYPEPIAKLIDAFSRLPGVGPKTAGRLAFHVLRMKEDDVLDFAKSLVNVKRNLHYCSVCCNITDIDPCRICQDKSRDASVICVVQEPKDLAAMERTREFEGYYHVLHGAISPMEGIGPDQIHIAELLKRLSDEKVQELILATNPNIEGEATAMYLSRLVKSFGLRVTRIAHGLPVGGDLEYADEVTLTKALEGRREI